Proteins encoded in a region of the Acipenser ruthenus chromosome 11, fAciRut3.2 maternal haplotype, whole genome shotgun sequence genome:
- the LOC131739343 gene encoding retinol dehydrogenase 14-like, with protein MYVLGTVVASLVCFLLLKWTKKRRFCLDTKRLHGKTVLITGGHCGIGKETAIGLAVRGARVIIACRDAGKAEEAVREIRRVSCSMNVQHMELDLANLQSIRDFSEALLKREKRLDVLINNAGMPCVLDWTDDGFSMCFGFNHLGHFLLTNLLLGRLKESAPSRVISLTSSMYKYQKLDFQDLNYNIVPFFTYCRSKLANIYFTQELARMMEGKGVTAYSVHPGFVHSNWTSHFSTVFRMLLWLVMVLFSVPCEAAAQTVIHCAVADEVLQHNGKFFFDCQPAKLHPFAEDEGAAKKLWEASERMVNLT; from the exons ATGTATGTTCTGGGCACTGTGGTTGCATCCTTGgtttgttttctgcttttgaAATGGACAAAGAAGAGACGATTCTGCCTCGATACAAAAAGACTACATGGCAAGACAGTACTTATCACAG GAGGACATTGTGGGATTGGGAAGGAGACCGCGATCGGTCTGGCTGTGAGAGGAGCCCGGGTGATTATTGCCTGTCGAGACGCTGGGAAAGCCGAAGAGGCTGTGAGGGAGATTAGGAGAGTGAGCTGCAGCATGAACGTGCAGCACATGGAGCTGGACCTGGCGAACCTGCAGTCCATCCGAGACTTCAGTGAGGCACTGCTGAAGAGAGAGAAGCGGCTGGATGTGTTGATCAATAACGCTG GAATGCCATGTGTCCTGGACTGGACAGACGATGGCTTCAGCATGTGTTTTGGCTTCAACCACCTGGGTCACTTTCTGCTCACCAATCTCCTGTTGGGCCGCTTGAAGGAGTCGGCCCCGAGCCGTGTCATCAGCCTCACCTCCTCTATGTACAAGTACCAGAAACTGGACTTCCAGGACCTGAACTACAACATCGTGCCTTTCTTCACCTACTGCCGCAGCAAGCTGGCCAACATCTACTTCACTCAGGAACTGGCCAGGATGATGGAAGGGAAAGGAGTGACTGCATATTCTGTACAcccag GGTTTGTTCACAGTAACTGGACGTCCCACTTCTCCACAGTGTTCCGCATGCTCCTCTGGTTGGTCATGGTCTTGTTTTCCGTGCCCTGTGAAGCTGCTGCTCAGACTGTCATTCATTGTGCTGTAGCAGATGAAGTCCTACAGCACAACGGAAAGTTTTTTTTCGACTGCCAGCCCGCCAAACTCCACCCCTTCGCGGAGGATGAGGGGGCTGCTAAAAAACTGTGGGAAGCAAGTGAGAGGATGGTAAACCTCACCTGA
- the LOC117427843 gene encoding sushi domain-containing protein 2-like: MNGKTVWERFSPMITIVLIVWFSQLSAAQSSCESRCGQRSGDCSCQATCESLKECCADYRQFCLQISPHSGTLLGGAHFVILNTTFDPASKLVCRFNSEIDTQGYVDSGNRGHCVSPLLYESGWIPFEVSTDNEATFNRHGTWLAVSAEFKITLHNATKWQYYGTPNTGGSLTMSWNASLLTAAAVNVELWGYRETGEAYSDSWNPELRFLYSLGKAVPNSGSFTFVPRCAEKPFSDWEIGALRVSPSMKDEGDRDVVALWTGVHALAWHLEEKFRKDSAAWAYDKCISWHETEQDLPEFLSEIADCPCTLAQSRADTGRFHTDYGCDIEKGSVCTYHPGSVHCVRAIQASPKYGAGQQCCYDHTGAQVLTADSIGGSTPDRGHDWGSPPYRKPPRVPGVSHWLYDVITFYYCCLWSDNCHYYFTHRPSSDCRTYRPPRVGMVFGDPHFITLDGSTYTFNGKGEYYLLNTTYKALTVQVRTEPVSLENGSLAKATRLSAVAMQESGSDVIEVRTTRLPDHLEVLRNQQVLSFSEQSWMDLKGVFLYSSVRGNVSVMFPSGAGVEVRGRGGLMTVSVLLPEEFLNHTSGLLGSMNNDPQDDFVFKNGSVLFRDSSPEDLFVFGADWAISNETSLFTYDTADLLNTYFYAEKHDPAFVPVYSVIENPDDPLYGEMSKLCGQDPFCKFDTMTTKNLAMGNATKISFQSHMSLVKDLEPVLSCGWLAPPTKGKKEGTTYLAGSTVNFTCNKGYVLTGSAEQTCLSTGMWSGNTPQCVSGIPERVVYTPQKLTFKVG, encoded by the exons ATGAACGGGAAGACGGTTTGGGAGAGGTTCTCACCTATGATTACGATCGTCTTAATTGTATGGTTTTCACAGCTATCAG CTGCTCAGAGCTCTTGTGAAAGTCGCTGTGGCCAGCGCTCCGGGGATTGCTCTTGCCAGGCTACCTGTGAGTCTCTGAAGGAGTGCTGTGCAGATTATCGACAGTTCTGCCTGCAGATCTCTCCACACTCTGGAACTCTCCTGGGCGGGGCTCATTTTGTCATCTTGAACACAACCTTTGATCCTGCCTCGAAACTTGTCTGCAG GTTTAATTCTGAGATCGACACACAGGGATATGTTGATAGTGGAAACAGAGGTCATTGTGTTTCACCGTTACTGTATGAAAGTGGTTGGATTCCCTTTGAAGTGTCAACAGATAATGAAGCAACATTTAACCGGCATGGCACATGGCTCGCAG TGAGTGCCGAATTTAAAATCACTCTTCACAATGCAACAAAGTGGCAATACTATGGGACACCCAATACTGGAGGGTCCCTGACCATGAGCTGGAACGCCTCCTTACTGACAGCTGCGGCTGTCAACGTTGAGCTCTGGGGTTACAGAGAAACAG GTGAGGCCTATTCAGACTCCTGGAACCCAGAACTGAGATTTTTATACTCCCTGGGAAAAGCTGTTCCCAACAGTGGCTCCTTTACCTTCGTCCCCCGCTGTGCTGAGAAACCCTTCTCGGACTGGGAAATCGGAGCATTAAGAGTTAGCCCCAGTATGAAGGACGAGGGGGACCG GGATGTTGTAGCTCTCTGGACTGGAGTACATGCGCTGGCCTGGCACCTGGAGGAGAAGTTCAGGAAAGACTCGGCCGCCTGGGCGTATGACAAGTGCATTAGCTGGCATGAAACTGAGCAGGACCTGCCGGAGTTCCTGTCCGAGATAGCCGACTGCCCATGTACCCTGGCCCAGTCCAGAGCTGACACGGGCAGGTTTCAT ACGGACTATGGGTGTGATATTGAGAAGGGAAGTGTGTGTACTTACCATCCTGGATCTGTGCACTGCGTGAGGGCAATCCAGGCCAG TCCTAAGTAtggagcagggcagcagtgttgcTATGACCACACAGGGGCCCAGGTGTTGACAGCAGACTCCATTGGAGGAAGCACTCCAGACAGAGGGCACGACTGGGGTTCCCCTCCGTACAGAAAGCCCCCCCGAGTTCCCGGGGTGTCCCACTGGCTGTACGACGTCATCACGTTCTACTACTGCTGCCTCTGGTCTGACAACTGTCACTACTACTTCACCCACCGTCCGTCCAGCGACTGCAGGACCTACAGGCCCCCCAGAGTCG GCATGGTATTCGGAGACCCCCATTTCATAACATTGGATGGCTCTACTTATACCTTCAATGGGAAAGGCGAGTACTACCTACTGAATACAACCTACAAAGCCCTGACTGTTCAAGTGAGGACTGAGCCCGTGTCATTGGAGAATG GGAGTTTAGCCAAGGCCACCAGGCTGTCAGCAGTGGCCATGCAAGAGAGTGGCTCTGACGTGATAGAGGTGCGCACGACCCGTCTCCCTGACCATTTGGAGGTGTTGAGAAACCAGCAAGTTCTCAGcttctctgagcagagctggatGGACCTGAAAG GAGTGTTCCTTTACTCCTCCGTCCGGGGGAACGTCTCGGTGATGTTCCCGTCAGGAGCGGGGGTGGAAGTGCGAGGGAGGGGAGGGCTGATGACAGTGAGCGTTCTGCTCCCGGAGGAGTTCCTGAATCACACCTCTGGCCTCCTCGGCTCTATGAACAACGATCCCCAAGATGATTTTGTGTTCAAAAACGGAAGTGTCCTGTTCAGGGATTCCAGCCCGGAGGATCTGTTTGTTTTTGGGGCAGACT GGGCTATCTCTAATGAAACATCCCTCTTCACCTACGACACCGCTGACCTGCTGAATACATACTTCTATGCCGAAAAGCACGACCCTGCCtttgttcctgtttattctgtGATTGAAAACCCAGACGACCCCTTGTATGGGGAGATGTCTAAACTCTGTGGTCAGGACCCATTCTGCAAGTTTGATACAATGACCACGAAGAATCTCGCCATGGGGAACGCAACCAAAATCTCCTTCCAGAGCCACATGTCCTTGGTAAAGGATCTAGAACCAG TGTTGTCCTGTGGCTGGCTTGCTCCTCCTACGAAGGGGAAGAAGGAGGGCACGACATACCTGGCTGGATCAACCGTGAACTTTACCTGCAACAAAGGCTACGTCCTCACCGGGTCTGCCGAGCAAACCTGCCTGTCCACTGGCATGTGGTCGGGCAACACCCCCCAATGTGTCTCAG